The Acidimicrobiia bacterium genome includes the window CGGAAGCGGCCGCCGAAGCCATCGCCTACGGATGGGAGCACTGGGAACGCATCGGCAAGATGGAGAATCCCATCGGCTACCTCTACAAGGTCGGACGAAGCCGCGCTATCGACGTGCTCCGGCGACCGCGCCGCTTCTTCCCCGAGGTACCCCCGACCGGTCTACCGCACGTGGAACCCGGCTTGCCGGCGGCTATTCGCCGGTTGTCCCGCAACCAGCGCGTTGCAGTCTGGCTGATCCACGGCTACGGCTGCCCCTACCAGGAGGTGGCCGACATCCTCGGCACGTCGGTCGGAACCGTTCAGAAGCATGTGACCCGGGCTCTCGAGAAGCTCAGGACCGACCTGGAGGTGGACCATGAGTGATCTCAGAACACAGATCCGCGACTACGCCGCCTACGTCGAGGTGACCGCTCCGGATCCCGTGGCTCGGGTTCGCTCG containing:
- a CDS encoding sigma-70 family RNA polymerase sigma factor — encoded protein: EAAAEAIAYGWEHWERIGKMENPIGYLYKVGRSRAIDVLRRPRRFFPEVPPTGLPHVEPGLPAAIRRLSRNQRVAVWLIHGYGCPYQEVADILGTSVGTVQKHVTRALEKLRTDLEVDHE